In Panulirus ornatus isolate Po-2019 chromosome 30, ASM3632096v1, whole genome shotgun sequence, a single genomic region encodes these proteins:
- the LOC139758379 gene encoding uncharacterized protein isoform X4, with translation MIENILGSKETSKMRSPQVLKFPVAEALMNQAAALGKQSTAVDWSKMENVNTLFASHQNRGTVGQASQPGALTLDTTSDTAHPVTAMDPANQMSMGRPDGFTGGHVGLSTGFLGNPVTNVGSIGNNDNKASLLEGGSNEVIGKNVGGKVLPLPSWLSDKNSLPSVYKQAVSLVEGKEGWVDTSRAYMLLMKTGLPPPFLGVLWEMVNCTQPGQLLDSEFTTLLALVALVQSGHTITSREVLSTVKEPVLPIIDHPALLPLVQDYIRQRQQQNQQSAPETIQESGTAAVAPSLGSQQLPSVSNDDDDFDDFVSGPSQVVKGNSLQSTQAINPLAQGVAGHVHPPVKLAPPTVLPPGAGGLTPLNQKPLIPSVDKIKKMNLPKVGFSPELSPSTSFDHTCDDEFDDFQSAGAPGMSSASIAGVHASQPAVPVPNGQNVGPPVAAESSQAIPTLLQPEKSDRSGDKYAVFRELEAQSEGVSGPDLSQPLSHDNVTVSSADEGFGEFCSSEPVSLTGGSTSFPPIPSVSSAGPGTNNTSPVSFEVYSTPPEMISETNTDNYFEADFSGAFTSASTQSLDNYADIHEAMKRVEVEQKKEEATDWSDPFGESEEAPSIPIARTSVSSGSLPAPQVNVGIGEEEDEDFGDFMGHDTGIAEPVGLSINQSFPSLTENLGETQSVASLELPGLEMTVGLQSNDTHGSGLNQSPDLFMQSRNEIGAVEDHLRSLSLESSTAFGEVSGNGSSLITNGTAAGSVSQTSGTSSVLDSFSSGLVDKYSIIREEASKNTHDEAHTGSWQRCLECSIRVLKQARDILSSLDQSQLKTQVLATSQMQDYLANLVEVWYVCRRISSSSQQVTTSAKVDDLLSQAKSLWEEISAAGGNSITKEETPEGDNQMEESEVCGVCLAGGGSKLTYGGHSYHPPCANLWLNCVDLLLPSLTPVTLL, from the exons ATGATTGAGAATATCTTGGGAAGCAAAGAGACTTCCAAGATGAGATCACCACAAGTGCTGAAG TTTCCTGTAGCTGAGGCACTTATGAACCAAGCAGCAGCATTAGGCAAGCAAAGCACAGCTGTTGATTGGTCCAAGATGGAGAATGTTAATACCCTGTTTGCCTCCCACCAG AACAGAGGTACAGTGGGACAAGCAAGTCAACCAGGAGCACTTACCTTAGATACCACTTCTGATACTGCTCATCCAGTGACTGCTATGGATCCAGCCAATCAAATGTCCATGGGAAGACCAGATGGTTTTACAGGGGGCCATGTAGGATTATCCACTGGTTTTCTAGGGAACCCAGTAACAAATGTTGGTAGTATtggaaataatgacaataaagcatCGCTTTTAGAGGGTGGTAGCAATGAAGTAATTGGTAAAAACGTTGGTGGGAAAGTGTTGCCACTTCCAAGCTGGCTGAGTGACAAAAATTCTTTACCGTCTGTATATAAGCAGGCAGTATCATTGGTAGAAGGTAAAGAAGGATGGGTTGATACAAGTCGAGCTTACATGTTGCTAATGAAGACTGGCCTTCCTCCTCCATTCTTGGGAGTATTGTGGGAAATGGTCAACTGTACCCAACCTGGACAGTTACTTGACTCAGAGTTCACGACTCTTCTAGCACTTGTTGCCCTTGTACAG AGTGGTCATACCATCACTAGCAGAGAGGTGCTAAGTACAGTAAAGGAACCTGTTTTGCCCATTATTGACCATCCAGCCCTCCTTCCTCTTGTCCAAGATTATATTCGGCAAAGGCAACAGCAAAATCAGCAGTCAGCACCAGAAACTATTCAAGAAAGTGGAACTGCAGCAGTAGCTCCCTCATTAGGCAGTCAACAGCTTCCATCtgttagtaatgatgatgatgattttgatgattttGTTAGTGGACCTAGTCAAGTTGTAAAGGGAAATTCACTTCAATCTACTCAAGCTATAAATCCACTGGCACAGGGTGTTGCAGGACATGTTCATCCTCCAGTGAAGCTTGCACCACCCACTGTTTTACCCCCTGGAGCAGGAGGACTCACACCACTTAACCAGAAACCTTTAATTCCAAGTGtagacaaaataaagaaaatgaacctTCCAAAAGTAGGATTTTCTCCTGAACTCTCTCCAAGTACTAGTTTTGATCATACGTGTGATGATGAATTTGATGATTTTCAGAGTGCAGGTGCTCCTGGTATGTCCTCAGCCTCCATAGCAGGGGTCCATGCTAGCCAGCCTGCTGTTCCAGTTCCTAATGGCCAAAATGTTGGTCCTCCAGTAGCTGCAGAATCCTCTCAGGCCATCCCCACCTTACTACAGCCAGAGAAATCTGATAGGTCAGGGGACAAGTACGCAGTGTTCAGGGAGCTGGAGGCTCAGTCAGAAGGGGTATCAGGTCCTGATCTCTCTCAACCTTTGTCACATGATAATGTAACTGTGAGTTCTGCAGATGAAGGTTTTGGAGAATtctgtagcagtgaacctgtaaGTCTGACAGGTGGTAGCACCAGCTTTCCTCCTATTCCTTCAGTAAGTAGTGCAGGACCAGGGACAAATAACACCTCTCCTGTCAGCTTTGAGGTGTATAGTACTCCACCAGAAATGATATCGGAGACAAATACAGATAACTATTTTGAAGCAGATTTCAGTGGTGCATTCACATCAGCATCTACTCAGTCATTAGATAATTATGCTGACATTCATGAGGCCATGAAACGTGTAGAAGTAGAACAGAAAAAGGAGGAGGCAACTGATTGGAGTGATCCATTTGGGGAGTCTGAGGAAGCACCCAGCATACCCATCGCCAGGACATCAGTATCATCTGGTTCTCTGCCAGCACCACAGGTGAAT GTTGgcattggggaagaggaggatgaagacttTGGAGACTTCATGGGTCATGACACAGGCATTGCTGAACCAGTCGGTCTTTCCATCAATCAGTCATTTCCAAGCCTAACAGAGAATTTAGGAGAAACTCAATCTGTAGCCAG CCTTGAACTGCCTGGCCTGGAGATGACAGTTGGACTCCAATCTAATGACACTCATGGGTCAGGACTTAATCAGTCTCCTGATCTCTTCATGCAATCAAG AAATGAGATTGGTGCAGTAGAGGACCACCTGCGTAGCCTTTCCTTAGAATCCTCAACAGCATTTGGAGAAGTTTCAGGCAATGGGTCAA GCCTGATAACAAATGGCACAGCTGCTGGAAGTGTGAGCCAAACATCCGGGACGAGCTCTGTACTGGACTCTTTTAGTAGCGGTCTTGTGGACAAGTATAGCATTATCAGGGAGGAGGCTAGTAAG AATACTCATGATGAAGCTCACACTGGTTCATGGCAGAGGTGCCTAGAGTGCAGCATCAGAGTTCTGAAGCAGGCTCGTGACATATTATCCAGTCTGGACCAATCTCAGCTCAAGACTCAGGTCCTGGCAACCAGCCAGATGCAGGATTACTTAGCCA ATCTAGTGGAAGTATGGTACGTATGTAGACGTATCTCATCATCTAGTCAGCAAGTAACTACAAGTGCCAAAGTAGATGACCTACTGTCTCAAGCCAAATCTTTGTGGGAAGAAATTTCAGCAGCTGGAGGTAACAGTATTACAAAG gaaGAAACACCAGAGGGAGATAACCAGATGGAGGAAAGTGAAGTTTGTGGGGTTTGTCTtgctggaggaggaagcaaactCACTTATGGTGGACATTCGTATCATCCTCCCTGTGCCAACCTTTGGCTTAATTGTGTTGATCTCTTGTTACCCTCCCTAACTCCAGTCACTTTACTTTGA